The nucleotide sequence CGGTTTTGGGTTCAGGTGCTCCATGGTCCGTGCTGCCATCCgagattaaaaaaagtattggtTACATGATATGGTTGTATGTTTAGGTGTACTACTTACTGCCAACACCTATTTTAACctgttgattttaatgtttacATTAACTCGTCCCTCTATAATTTCCAGTTCAGTATTGCATGCAGCTAAGAACCCTTAAATGTGTGCAATTTAACTGAATCGTGAAAATCCATATGTTATATATGTTGGCCATCTGTgaaaattgagtaaaaaaatgcCTTCTGTGAACATTGACATCTCACCTGACTCTGATTATATCCGTTTTTGAACTGATAATATCAAATTCTCAAGCTGACTTTGCCATCATGTGATTTCGAATTCTTCTTGTAATTGTTTTTCACTTCATACTTTTTTCGAGCAGGTGAGAGTCCTGCTGGATAAAGCTCAAGCTGTTTCTCAACTTTGGAATAATGCCCCTGTTATTTTGTGCGGGGATTTTAATTGTACGCCTAaggtatttttattattatgccTTTTCAGTATCATTTTGTAAAGTTTGGCCATAGCCTGTGTGGCATTAACATTCATTATCTTGTTGCAGAGTCCATTGTACAACTTTATCGCAGAACAAAAGGTATACCCTTTAGTTTTTTACTTTGTCGACTTTGATGATTGACAGATACAAAGATGtagatataatatttttgtattatCACAGCTAGATTTGTCTGGAATAGATAGAAATAAAGTATCAGGGCAAGCTTCTGCTGTAATTCGAGCACCATGGACCTATGGTCCTAAATCTAGGTAGACTTGTGCATTTGCTTTGTTTGTGTGATGAAATGTGTTAAATTTCTTGCGTTTACAATCAATATGTGCTAAAATCTTCGAAATTAATGCAGTGAAAGAAGATCAGCTAATGTTTCGGTTCAGGCCATATCCGCTGAAGGTGACAAGGAAGTTACTGTTGAACAAAATAGTTCTTCGTCAGACAAGCAGAATCCGGTCACTGAGAGTAGCAGTTTAGATAAACAAAATACTCGCCCTGTGATGATTATGTCTGATAAGACAGATGTGCAGTGTAGCAGGGAGACTGATACATGTGCAGGAAAAGATACTCGGGAGGCGGTTGACCATAATAAGATTTTTGTTGAAGTTGATGGCACAAAAGAGGGGCCAAATCCTTCTTATAATAAAGGTATAAATGATGATGAAATTCATGACGTCACACCTATAACATCTTCAACTCTTGAGACAGTTCGCACTGACCCACCTGGGATGGGAAGCACAGAACGTATATCAGATGCTATCTCAGCTACAGATCAAGAATCATTAAGTGAAAAGTCCAACTTGCACGACCATAAAGGGACCACGCATATGGAGTCTAACTGTTCCCCAACCTCTCTTCAAGAAGGTGATCAAGCTTCAAAGGTGAAGATAGATATTGAGTCAACAGATCTTATTAACCTAGAAGCATCATCAAATAAACCATCCAGCAATACTTCAGTTTCTGATGATTTTGAAGCCCCTCATCCAGGGTATAGAGAAAGCTCATCTTACGAGGCCATTGCTAATGACCAAATGAATTTATCTTCAACTGAATATGTAGTTGACAAATCACATAAAATTACCAACATTGACTTTCTACTAAATGAAAAGCTAGAGAAATTTTCCTTTGATGAGATAGATCAAGCCGATGTAAACAGTGGGAATATTGGTGAAGATGCCGTCGATTTCATAAATGCCCTGCATAGTGCCAGAGAAGGTATTGATCTTGAACTTGGCCTATCTGTGAAATCATATCTTGGAAGTCATATCAGTTTTGGGTATTGAATTCTGCTTCTAACGACTTGATGCCACCTGCAGAAAGCAATGATACAGAGGATGACTTATCTCCAAGTCCGATGTCTAAGTATATTGATGCAGAGAGAACTACTTATAATCCATCATTATGGACTCCTGCTGAGATAGAAACTGCGACAGGAAATGCAGAGTGCACGTTCTTGGGGCACCCTTTATCGCTTAGGAGCACATACACAGAAGCTATGGTAGATGTAAAAGAATGGCTTGCattcctttcattttcttttcctttttaaattcaCTTTTATAAGCTGGCACGTCGTACTCATATTTAAAAGCTGCTGTTTGCTggcattttaatatttaatttaaaattgtggCTCTCTCATGTTCATGTCATTGTCTTCGGCATTCTTTCGTATATGCAGGACTCTTCAGGGACTAGGGACCCCAATGGTGAGCCCTTGGTAACTAGTTACAACAAGTGCTTCTTGGGCACTGTTGACTATATTTGGTAAGTATTAAGCTCTAAAGATTTTCTGCAACTGTTTTGCTCTTCCGTgcttcttattttattttgaattttgaattgtaACAGTGCAATAAGCAATGCATGTCATCAAAAAGTGTCATTGCTTAAGTAATTGAGTTGCATGATGTTTTTTCAGTTATCATTATTGatagatatatttaattattaattagcaTTCAAAAGAAACTATTGTGCACAATGTTTGTTTAACTCTGAACAAAAGAAGTTGACAgaaatacacattttttcctTGATCTGGGTCACACAGGCGATCTGAAGGTCTGCAAACAACCAGAGTTCTTGCTCCAATACCTAAACGAGTCATGGAAAGCACTCAAGGATACCCAACAAAGGTAAGAATCGATTTGTAGTTTTTGTGTGAAAGTTAGCAGATGGATGGGTTTATATGGATGCTTTCTAGGGAGTAGTTTTTCACTCCCATAGAGATTAGAGATGATGTTACTCACATTCCGGCAAGAGGCTCTTGTTGTCAGGATAGTATTAATGTTACGACTTCAATGATGTACTTTTTTTAGTATATATGCTTAAATCACCAGGGGAGGGCGGGTGCTCTCATGTGTTTGGTTACAAAATTGTTGTGGTTAAAACCAATTTTAGGGTGGGtataaatgattttaatgaGAGCAGCTATTTCTAACTATTCTTCTTGAGTAAAAGTGATGGCGAGACCATGAGACTCACCATTTTGTTTACATTTCCTCATCAAATGTGGTTTTACTTTATCATTGAAGCGAAACATATTCTTaactcaattttaaaatattattccgAAGgacaaataattttgtttaccttgatttttcaaaatcatattCTATTAAAGTTTAAAACAAACCGGTTGAGATCCTGCCTGACTGGACCCATGTTTCAgtacaatttatattttcaatgtatGATCACAGGTCCTCGTGATCGAAATGTACTTCTCTTTCCTTATACTCCTTACTGTTGCTTGAGacatgcatttatttatttttccgtTCCAAAACTTTGCAGAAATGGGGTAGCGATCATATTGCCTTGGTTTCAGAGCTAGCTTTCATGGAAGATGGTACTGCCATCAGCAAGGATGTTGTATAGCTTTTCACTTTGATGAATAAATTGTTGGCTTTTGCCATTGTAAGATCTTAAAATGTGGTTCCAGGTCTCGGTCTAACAGTCCCCTTCAGGTTTTATGTTGTGGGGGAAACAAAAGGTTCTCCAGAGGCTAGTCgtatttatttgtaaatatgTAATAATATTGATTATCAAATTAAATCTGTACATTATGTTATGATCTTTGAAATGAGAGCCTATATGATTATTTTGAGCTGTTAGTCAACAGGTTAAGATGTGATCCTTACTCATTTGAACTCTTTTGTGTTATTTAAGATGCATATCATAAATATTCAGCTAAGTTTTTGTTTGATTGTTAACTATTCAATACGATCTTCTCCTTTCAGCGAGAGTCACCAATTTCATCTTCTCTGGTGTCAATCAGAGCTGCCCTTCCTCACTCTCAACGCATACAGGGAGTATACGATTGTTGATATCATTGGCCCACACAACATACCACTTAGGATCATCAGAGCCAGTATCAAATTCATTTCGGGAAGCACAAGATTGATGAAACTCAAGCTCCACTTTTTCAACACTTCCCAATACAACTTGACAAATTATAATATGCTTCAGAGGGTCTTTATCCACCTTATATTGCATACTTCTACAATAAAAGCGCACATATCATAAATTCACATCAAACATGGGATTTGGATTTGATGCCGTCAACAATCCATGCAATTAACTATGTTGCTAGTTGTTATCAATTTCAATCTAACAACTACTGACGTAATGATTGTGTGGATTGTTGGTCACATCAAATGCATTCTATTAATgatttaaaacaaacaaaaaaatttatggtGTGTGTGGATGTGCTAATGGAAATTTtagagaaatatgaaaaattctAAGCAGTTAAATGTTTCAACTGAATTTCCTTCATTTATAATTGTATGTTTGGATAGAAGAattcaatttcttaatttttataaattttgaaagtTTTGGGGTAAAGTAATAAAAGAAGGTTTAAAGTGAGAATTTTAAAGGTtcttgattgaatttaaaattttggaaaagatGAGGGACCAATTTTCAACATTAGGAGGGGCAATTTGCAAATTTTGACAATTATAGAGTCCAATGTGCATTTTAAATAAGAATATTGAAGTGTAAATTTTGAAACATATAGCCGCAATTTAGAtgatttgaaaaggaaaaaaaaaagtaaaaggacCATTTGAGGTTCATATTGTATAAAGTAAGAAGAAAATTTTAGATTCTTAATTTTTAcgatatatatatttgaaattctATAAATTTAACTCTAACAAAAtacttgataaaatattttattttaataactctccaaatttatcattcaaaacTATGCAATTTACACTGGAAGAGTTTAAATTACTCTCTAAAGTTACATTACCTCATAATATATCTCCATCCAAAAACGCTCTTAAAAGAGAATTATATAAATACCTGTGTTGGGGTGACTCTAAGTCAGCCAAAAAAATACCTCAAACCCATGAGATAAGATTGATGCCACTTTCTCCATAAACAACAGCTTGCATATCAATTTTGGAAATGTTGGAGAAGAAAAGATCTAGATCTCCTCGAGAAGAATCTCTCCCTTCCCCTTATTATTCGCCACATcttgaattattatattatctattGAGAGACTCGACAATGAATCTTTTGGGAAAGAAATGGTTACCTTTTACATCAATCCAAGTCCAAGCAATGGATCTCCAATTCTCAAAGTAAAGATTGATTTGTTGCATTGCATGCGTAGAAAGTCAACAATGTCTTGCCACCTGTGAAACCAGAACATAACGACTTTAGAGTTTCACCCTCAAAATCATGCCACTGCGTGCCAAGTTGTGATCATTATGGAAGAGggcctcatcaaaacaacaaatgCCTTCAACACAATAATGGATTGGATTTGAGTCGATGATGAAtatggaggtggtggtggtgaagaCATCGATGGCGGTGAATTAGAGTGGGATATAATTTATTGTCAATGGAACAATAACCTTAACTCAGTTGAACAAAATTTAATGTATAGTTTTAGGGCACTGCAAAATAGGAGTGATCAAGTTGTATTATATAGAGGATGGGTTTTTAATGACAATTATTAACCTCGCAAAGTTTTTTACttgtatttgatatatttaaatatatatgttttgttaTAAG is from Medicago truncatula cultivar Jemalong A17 chromosome 1, MtrunA17r5.0-ANR, whole genome shotgun sequence and encodes:
- the LOC11433351 gene encoding carbon catabolite repressor protein 4 homolog 6 isoform X1, producing MRRNPPSLHLLAATDAAFSTATMSSRPYHRGHRRGYSGRSYSGGRDQLATGDDHLRSVRDANSAIRRGESENVANQIQYNPRPYPPPQYPPYDLHRHPPPPFYHHNPLYNPRPHPPPQYQNPSYNPRPHPPPLRFRPPYDNRREFRPQQNFYAKPADYREWENALTPPPPRCERFKVLSYNILADYLAMDHWRKLYYHIPSYMLNWQWRKSKIVLELGLWSADIMCLQEVDRFHELEEDLKFKGYRGIWKMRTGNPVDGCAIFWRTSRFNLVYEECIEFNKLGLRDNVAQICVLECINQNGSLPPSLTGSRKVVVCNIHVLYNPNRGEIKLGQVRVLLDKAQAVSQLWNNAPVILCGDFNCTPKSPLYNFIAEQKLDLSGIDRNKVSGQASAVIRAPWTYGPKSSERRSANVSVQAISAEGDKEVTVEQNSSSSDKQNPVTESSSLDKQNTRPVMIMSDKTDVQCSRETDTCAGKDTREAVDHNKIFVEVDGTKEGPNPSYNKGINDDEIHDVTPITSSTLETVRTDPPGMGSTERISDAISATDQESLSEKSNLHDHKGTTHMESNCSPTSLQEGDQASKVKIDIESTDLINLEASSNKPSSNTSVSDDFEAPHPGYRESSSYEAIANDQMNLSSTEYVVDKSHKITNIDFLLNEKLEKFSFDEIDQADVNSGNIGEDAVDFINALHSAREESNDTEDDLSPSPMSKYIDAERTTYNPSLWTPAEIETATGNAECTFLGHPLSLRSTYTEAMVDDSSGTRDPNGEPLVTSYNKCFLGTVDYIWRSEGLQTTRVLAPIPKRVMESTQGYPTKKWGSDHIALVSELAFMEDGTAISKDVV
- the LOC11433351 gene encoding carbon catabolite repressor protein 4 homolog 6 isoform X2, with the protein product MRRNPPSLHLLAATDAAFSTATMSSRPYHRGHRRGYSGRSYSGGRDQLATGDDHLRSVRDANSAIRRGESENVANQIQYNPRPYPPPQYPPYDLHRHPPPPFYHHNPLYNPRPHPPPQYQNPSYNPRPHPPPLRFRPPYDNRREFRPQQNFYAKPADYREWENALTPPPPRCERFKVLSYNILADYLAMDHWRKLYYHIPSYMLNWQWRKSKIVLELGLWSADIMCLQEVDRFHELEEDLKFKGYRGIWKMRTGNPVDGCAIFWRTSRFNLVYEECIEFNKLGLRDNVAQICVLECINQNGSLPPSLTGSRKVVVCNIHVLYNPNRGEIKLGQVRVLLDKAQAVSQLWNNAPVILCGDFNCTPKSPLYNFIAEQKLDLSGIDRNKVSGQASAVIRAPWTYGPKSSERRSANVSVQAISAEGDKEVTVEQNSSSSDKQNPVTESSSLDKQNTRPVMIMSDKTDVQCSRETDTCAGKDTREAVDHNKIFVEVDGTKEGPNPSYNKGINDDEIHDVTPITSSTLETVRTDPPGMGSTERISDAISATDQESLSEKSNLHDHKGTTHMESNCSPTSLQEGDQASKVKIDIESTDLINLEASSNKPSSNTSVSDDFEAPHPGYRESSSYEAIANDQMNLSSTEYVVDKSHKITNIDFLLNEKLEKFSFDEIDQADVNSGNIGEDAVDFINALHSAREESNDTEDDLSPSPMSKYIDAERTTYNPSLWTPAEIETATGNAECTFLGHPLSLRSTYTEAMDSSGTRDPNGEPLVTSYNKCFLGTVDYIWRSEGLQTTRVLAPIPKRVMESTQGYPTKKWGSDHIALVSELAFMEDGTAISKDVV